The following is a genomic window from Rhodomicrobium lacus.
CATCGCGGATGGAAACGGTGCCCGTATTATCCACGACACGATGATCGGAGATTATGAGACGTATTCCGGCTTTCCGAATGACTCGCTCGACCGTTGACGATGGCGAGGCGTGATGGATCGGAACCACGGCCCCTCCCGCCCGCCAGACGCCGAGAAATGCCGCGATGTCTGGCGCGGCATTTGACAGCTTCAGGAGCACTGGCTCTCTGGGGCGGAGGCCATGGGCTTCGAGATCGAGCGCGATCCTTGCGCTGTGCGCCTCCATGGCGGCAGCATCGAGGCGGATGCCGGGGCTCTCCGCGGACGCACGCCTGTCCGCGAGGGCCTGAAGCACAAAGTCTGCCAGCATATTGCTCATAAGGGCTCCGCTTCGGCAAAGCGACGTTCGCGCCAAGCCAAGGCGGCGCGCAGCCCTTCCTGCCTTACGATACTCATGAATTGCACTTTGTCCGGCGACCTCCTGCCTTCGGCAGCAATGTCTATGTCGAGGGCGGCAGCGAGACCGGACGAGAGTCCTTGTGCCTCCAGGGCGACGTTGATTGCGCGTTTCGTGTCGCGCACGAGATCAGGATCGACGACGGCGACCCTGCGGGCGATCCGAAGAGCCGCTTCCTGCAATTCATCGGCAGGAACGATGCGCGTGATCAAGCCGATTTCATGGGCTCTTTGAGCGGTTATGCGGTCTTCGCCGGTAAGGATGATGTCCTTTGCCACCTTCGGACCAACGATCCATGGGAGCACCATGACGACGATGCCCGCACCAAACTTCAGCTCCGGCTCGCCGAAAAATGCATTCTCGCTCGCGATCGTGATGTCGCAGCAGAGGGCGAGTTCAAGACCACCGGCGAGACACGCTCCCGGCACCGCCGCGAGTGTGGGCTTCGGGAAATGCCAGAAACGGGTGACGGTATCGAAGTCGTAGCGAAGCGCTTCCCTCCACTCTTCGGGGCCAGTCGGCCCGTTTTCTGCCTGTTCCTTCAGGTCGAATCCAGAAGAGAAAGAGCCGCCCGCACCGGTCAGGATTACGGCATGAATACCGGCGTCCCGCTCAATCTCGTCAAGAGCGAGGTTCAG
Proteins encoded in this region:
- a CDS encoding enoyl-CoA hydratase/isomerase family protein produces the protein MTYETILLERLEGGVARITLNRPARVNALNVRTLKELNLALDEIERDAGIHAVILTGAGGSFSSGFDLKEQAENGPTGPEEWREALRYDFDTVTRFWHFPKPTLAAVPGACLAGGLELALCCDITIASENAFFGEPELKFGAGIVVMVLPWIVGPKVAKDIILTGEDRITAQRAHEIGLITRIVPADELQEAALRIARRVAVVDPDLVRDTKRAINVALEAQGLSSGLAAALDIDIAAEGRRSPDKVQFMSIVRQEGLRAALAWRERRFAEAEPL